One Rhizobium sp. 9140 genomic region harbors:
- a CDS encoding FadR/GntR family transcriptional regulator: protein MNKARATGGTLTARLGESLRTAIVDGRFPPGTKLPSEAQLGKSHGVSRTVVREAIASLRADRLVDTRQGAGVFVLEPPQLLVPAALSLQSIDPARVSSMIEVLELRTAVEVESAGLAALRRSPLQEEVILERHYAVRACLEAGTSSSEADFALHLAIAEATNNPRFRDFLSMIGSNVIPRAALRTGDEETDQTAYLKLIDEEHRAIVFAISNGDDDGAREAMRRHLRGSQTRYRSLLRENRKAV, encoded by the coding sequence ATGAACAAGGCCCGCGCCACGGGAGGCACCCTGACGGCAAGGCTCGGAGAAAGCCTGCGCACAGCCATCGTGGACGGTCGCTTTCCGCCCGGCACCAAGCTTCCGAGCGAGGCGCAACTGGGCAAATCGCATGGCGTCAGCCGTACAGTGGTGCGCGAGGCCATCGCCAGCCTGCGCGCCGACCGGCTGGTCGATACGCGTCAGGGCGCCGGCGTCTTCGTGCTGGAGCCACCGCAGCTCTTGGTGCCGGCTGCTCTATCTTTGCAGTCGATCGATCCGGCGCGCGTCTCCTCCATGATCGAGGTTCTGGAGCTTCGGACAGCCGTTGAGGTCGAGTCTGCTGGGCTTGCAGCCCTTCGGCGCTCTCCGCTGCAGGAGGAAGTGATTCTGGAGCGGCATTACGCGGTTCGCGCCTGCCTCGAAGCAGGCACCTCGAGTTCGGAGGCAGATTTCGCACTCCATCTCGCCATTGCAGAGGCCACGAACAATCCGCGTTTCCGCGATTTCCTCTCGATGATCGGCTCCAACGTCATCCCGCGAGCGGCCTTGCGCACAGGTGACGAGGAGACCGACCAGACGGCCTATCTCAAGCTGATCGATGAGGAGCATCGCGCTATCGTGTTCGCGATTTCGAACGGCGACGACGACGGCGCGCGCGAGGCGATGCGCCGTCACTTGCGCGGGAGCCAGACGCGCTATCGCTCGCTCCTGCGCGAGAACAGAAAAGCTGTATGA
- the kdgD gene encoding 5-dehydro-4-deoxyglucarate dehydratase, giving the protein MNPQDVKVALGAGLLSFPVTHFDGNGIFQAESYRRHVEWLAGFPAPVLFAAGGTGEFFSLAPREIPDIIRAAKEAAGKTAIVSGCGYGTEIAIEIARSAEKAGADGILLLPHYLIDAPQDGIFEHVRRVCQSVGVGVMVYNRDNSVIQVDTLQKLCDACPNLVGFKDGTGDIGLIRQISATMGDRLTYLGGMPTAELFAEAYLAAGFTTYSSAVFNFVPKLAVEFYDALRGGNRARCETILKDFFYPFMALRSRRKGYAVAAVKAGVRLQGFDAGAVRSPLSDLTAEEEGILDRLIDPWRR; this is encoded by the coding sequence ATGAACCCGCAAGACGTAAAGGTCGCGCTTGGCGCTGGCCTGTTGTCATTTCCCGTGACCCATTTTGATGGAAACGGAATTTTCCAGGCCGAGAGCTATCGTCGGCATGTCGAGTGGCTGGCCGGTTTCCCGGCGCCCGTTCTGTTTGCAGCCGGTGGGACGGGCGAATTCTTCTCGCTCGCTCCACGCGAAATTCCCGACATCATCCGCGCCGCGAAGGAAGCGGCCGGCAAGACCGCCATCGTGTCCGGCTGCGGCTATGGCACCGAGATCGCGATTGAAATCGCGCGCAGCGCGGAGAAGGCAGGCGCCGATGGCATTCTGCTTCTGCCGCATTACCTGATCGATGCACCGCAGGACGGCATCTTTGAGCATGTCCGGCGCGTCTGCCAGTCGGTCGGCGTCGGCGTCATGGTCTACAACCGCGACAATTCGGTCATACAGGTCGATACGCTGCAGAAGCTCTGCGACGCCTGCCCCAACCTCGTCGGCTTCAAGGATGGCACGGGCGATATCGGTCTCATCCGCCAAATCTCCGCCACCATGGGCGACCGGCTGACGTATCTCGGCGGCATGCCGACAGCAGAATTGTTCGCGGAAGCCTATCTGGCGGCGGGCTTCACCACCTATTCCTCCGCCGTCTTCAACTTCGTGCCGAAGCTCGCGGTGGAATTCTACGACGCCCTGCGTGGCGGTAACCGTGCGCGCTGCGAAACGATCCTGAAGGATTTCTTCTATCCCTTTATGGCGCTCCGCAGCCGTCGCAAAGGCTATGCCGTTGCCGCCGTCAAGGCTGGCGTGCGGCTGCAGGGCTTCGATGCCGGCGCGGTTCGCTCGCCGCTCTCGGACCTGACAGCCGAGGAAGAGGGCATCCTCGACAGGTTGATCGACCCCTGGAGGCGTTGA
- a CDS encoding mandelate racemase/muconate lactonizing enzyme family protein, with product MKIAAVHTHLLEYRLPTPFESASMRFDRRAHILVEVVCDNGLVGWGECLGPARPNAAVVKAYTQWLIGADPLETEKIWAVLYNALRDQGQRGLAITALSGIDIALWDIKGKHFGVPVSTLLGGRFRESVKAYATGSFKRDGVNRLDDNVADITRYQREGFHASKIKIGFGVTEDLAIVQAVRDAVGPDFRIMVDANHGYDALDAIRFGNAAAELDIDWFEEPVVPEQLAAYREVRDRQPIPVAGGETWHSRWGMREPIETRAVDILQPDLAGTGGFTEARRIADLAALHGVRVVPHVWGTAVHIAAALQFMAAIVPSPVRVNPVEPILEFDRTENPFRQAVVKTPIDHVDGVVTIPNGPGLGIEVDRDALAEYRMPDAGKDI from the coding sequence GTGAAGATCGCTGCGGTCCACACCCATCTGCTGGAATACCGGCTGCCGACGCCGTTTGAAAGTGCATCCATGCGGTTCGACCGTCGGGCGCATATCCTGGTGGAGGTAGTCTGTGACAACGGTCTCGTCGGCTGGGGCGAATGCCTCGGCCCTGCCCGGCCCAACGCGGCCGTGGTCAAGGCCTATACCCAGTGGCTGATCGGCGCCGATCCGCTGGAAACAGAAAAGATCTGGGCCGTGCTCTACAATGCGTTGCGCGATCAGGGCCAGCGCGGCCTTGCCATCACGGCGCTCTCCGGTATTGACATCGCGCTCTGGGATATCAAGGGCAAGCATTTCGGCGTGCCGGTTTCCACCCTGCTAGGCGGCCGCTTTCGCGAGAGCGTCAAAGCCTATGCCACGGGCAGTTTCAAGCGCGACGGCGTCAACCGCCTTGATGACAATGTCGCTGACATCACTCGCTACCAGCGCGAAGGCTTCCACGCCAGCAAAATCAAGATCGGCTTCGGCGTAACAGAAGACCTGGCGATCGTGCAGGCCGTGCGCGATGCCGTCGGCCCGGACTTCCGCATCATGGTCGATGCCAATCATGGCTACGATGCGCTGGACGCCATCCGCTTCGGTAATGCTGCGGCCGAACTCGATATCGACTGGTTCGAGGAACCTGTCGTGCCCGAGCAGCTTGCCGCCTATCGCGAAGTCCGCGATCGCCAGCCGATCCCCGTTGCGGGCGGCGAGACGTGGCACAGCCGCTGGGGCATGCGCGAACCCATCGAAACCCGCGCCGTCGATATCCTCCAACCCGATCTTGCGGGCACCGGCGGCTTTACGGAGGCCCGGAGAATCGCAGATCTTGCCGCGCTTCATGGCGTGCGCGTCGTGCCGCATGTCTGGGGAACGGCGGTGCACATCGCCGCAGCCCTTCAGTTCATGGCGGCGATAGTGCCGAGCCCGGTGCGCGTCAATCCTGTGGAGCCAATTCTCGAATTCGACCGCACGGAAAACCCGTTCCGGCAGGCCGTGGTGAAAACACCGATCGATCATGTCGATGGTGTCGTCACGATCCCGAATGGCCCTGGCCTCGGCATCGAGGTCGATCGCGATGCGCTGGCCGAATATCGCATGCCCGACGCAGGAAAGGACATCTAA
- a CDS encoding amidohydrolase family protein, with product MLVRPLSGPAPRIAFPAGSVDSQMHMYLPGYPAQPGGPDLPAGSLPDADQYRAFMRWLGIDRVIITQGNAHQRDNGNLIACLTEMGDVARGVAVIDAETSEGELDRLSAAGVVGVRIMDLPGGAVGLDALEAVDAKAASRGWMLAVQFDGNRILDHVDRLKALKSRWVFDHHGKFFAGAAPDGAEVTALRGLLDGGRCWFKFAGVYESSRSGAPDYVDVAGFSRVLAVHAPERIVWGSNWPHNLAKTQDAYPDDIALADTVLSWIGDEAAIRQALVDNPEELFGLPAWQAVEKRV from the coding sequence ATGCTCGTCAGACCTCTTTCAGGGCCAGCACCGAGAATCGCCTTCCCTGCAGGCTCCGTCGATTCGCAAATGCATATGTATCTGCCCGGATATCCAGCGCAGCCGGGTGGTCCTGATCTTCCGGCGGGTAGCCTGCCCGACGCCGATCAATACCGCGCCTTCATGCGCTGGCTCGGCATCGATCGCGTCATCATCACACAGGGCAATGCCCATCAGCGCGACAACGGCAACCTCATCGCCTGCCTGACGGAGATGGGCGACGTCGCCCGCGGCGTTGCCGTCATCGATGCCGAGACGAGCGAAGGCGAACTCGATCGTCTCTCGGCTGCGGGCGTCGTCGGTGTGCGCATCATGGATCTCCCGGGCGGCGCCGTCGGCCTCGATGCTCTGGAAGCGGTCGATGCCAAGGCTGCAAGCCGTGGCTGGATGCTCGCCGTCCAGTTCGACGGCAACCGTATCCTCGACCATGTCGACCGGCTGAAGGCGCTCAAATCGCGCTGGGTGTTCGATCATCACGGCAAGTTCTTTGCTGGTGCCGCACCGGATGGCGCCGAGGTGACTGCCCTGCGAGGGCTGCTGGATGGCGGTCGGTGCTGGTTCAAATTCGCCGGCGTCTACGAGTCCTCCCGGTCCGGTGCACCTGATTACGTCGATGTCGCCGGCTTTTCGCGTGTTCTGGCAGTGCACGCGCCGGAGCGCATCGTCTGGGGCAGCAACTGGCCGCACAATCTGGCGAAGACGCAGGATGCCTATCCCGACGACATTGCTCTGGCCGACACGGTTCTGAGCTGGATCGGCGACGAAGCGGCCATCCGTCAGGCGCTGGTCGATAATCCAGAGGAACTGTTCGGCCTTCCCGCATGGCAGGCGGTCGAAAAGAGAGTTTGA